Below is a genomic region from Pleuronectes platessa chromosome 5, fPlePla1.1, whole genome shotgun sequence.
CCGGATGAACAGAACTCAGTGAAACACACGAaatcaggaggaagaagaaaattcAACCGTGAGTCAGACGGAAGCTCCGCCccacgcccccccaccccgtcACACATTCTGTCTCTTGTATAAACATCAGAAGTGACattttttgttatatatatgtaaataaccATAACCCTATTATTTATGACATTTCcaaaatatattatgtataataTCTGcaaactgtacacacacacactcatgctgtcacaaactcacacacgcacacaagctaACAcgtacgcgcacacacacacacacacacgcacacaagctaacacgtacgcacacacacacacacacacacacacacacacacacacacacacacacacactcacacactcctgtCCCCACAGAGAGGAGTTTGTATTGAAGCGGCGCTGAAGAGAAAGTTTTGAGAAGAAGTTCTAACGTGACAGTAACAGTTGAGTTTTTACAGTGCATGTTGAAGGAGGTCTCTCTCTGGACTTTAAACAACCACGTGACCccggccccctgctggtcacacaaGGAGCCACGTCCTCCTCACACCTGATCGTTTGATTGGCTCCTGATGCCCTGGAGAACACAGACCATCTGTCCccaacatacatttatttatttcacaggaTGAAGCTCCTTGAAGGATCAAAGTATTAAAGTAGGTTCTCCTCCACTAACCCTCCCAGTACATCAGTACCAGTaagtgaagcagctgcagtctgtggGACTGGGAGCCCTTTACTGGTcaggttcatcctctgaggagaatCTAGATCTTCAGAAACTCCTCAGAGGAGCTCTGAGGATCTCGTGGGTCTCTGAAGACCCTGGTCCTCCTCAGGGACTCGATCCACACCAGCTCCACAGACCCTCTGAGaacatgattttatttaaaagtcaGACAATCAACATAATCAGATATGATCAATAATTCTATGTGATCATCTTTATTAAAGAAGTTATTTCTATAGTCACATGGTATCACAGgagaatatgaatattaatgatCGTGTTCAGGTTCATCACTTTATTTAAGATCCTCCTCCTGTtaaagtctgctctgattggtcaacagCTTCCATCCTGTGGAACTGCCTGGTTCCGTTCGGGGGCGTGTGCGTTTACATCATACACACCTTACgaggacatggggggggggggggggggggtggaagagcCAACATCTCGTTCTAGCTACGACACCTGAAAGACGAATCAGACAAACTGAGGacctgtggtggtggtggtggggggggggggggggggggtggcctACTGTGACGTTTCTATTGGATGTGTCTCTATCTTCATGTGGACTCATACAGACTCTGGATCAGTTTCTGGTTTTCTTAAGCCTCCGTCAGTACATGAGGTCCGCCCCCCCGCTGCCGTCCGACTCTTTGGTTTCCCTGAAGGGGAACTGGCCCCCCGCCAGTCGGATGAGCAGGAAGTTGATTCCGtgcaggaggaagacgaggaagaagagccAGAAGCACCAGTCGTAGCTCTCGCTGTGCGTCTGGAACACGAAGTGGACCTCGTTGAAGTTTGAGATCCGATCAGAGAGATGGTAAAGTTTCACCTCCGAGGCAAAGAGGGTCATCACCAGGCCGCTGCTCacacctgcagagaggaggcagcGTCAGTCcacctgacccctgacctcagtgctgacccctgacctcagtcctgacccctgacctcagtCCTGACCCCTGACTTCagtcctgacccctgacctcagtgctgacccctgacctcagtCCTGACTCCTGATCTCAgtgctgacccctgacctcagtcctgacccctgacctcagtgctgacccctgacctcagtCCTGACTCCTGATCTCAGTCCTGACCCCTGACCGCagtcctgacccctgacctcagtGCTGACCCCTGACCGCagtcctgacccctgacctcagtGCTGACTCCTGATCTCAGTCCTGACCCCTGACCACAgtgctgacccctgacctcagtcctgacccctgacctcagtCCTGACCCCTGAACTCAGTCCTGACTCCTGACCTCagtcctgacccctgacctcagtgctgacccctgacctcagtcctgacccctgacctcagtcctgactcctgaccgcagtcctgacccctgacctcagtCCTGACTCCTGACCGCAGTCCTGACCCCTGAACTCagtcctgacccctgacctcagtCCTGACTCCTGACCTCAGTCCTGCCCCCTGACCTCAGTCCTGACCCCTTGACCTCAGTCCTGACTCCTGACCCCCGACCTCAGTCCTGAACTCTGACCTTAGTCCTGACTACTGTTCTGAACTCTGAACTCAGTCCTGACTCCCGACCTCAGTCCTGACTCCTGACCCCCGACCTCAGTCCTGACTCCTGACCCCCGACCTCagtcctgacctctgacctcagtccTGACCTCAGTCCTGACTCCTGACCCCCGACCTCagtcctgacctctgacctcagtccTGACCTCAGTCCTGACTCCTGACCCCCGACCTCAGTCCTGActcctgacccctgacctcagtcctgacccctgacctcagtCCTCCAGCAGGTGCCGTTCTAAGCAGCATCTGCTAGAGACGCTGGTGGAAAGTAATAAAAGTCCAAACACACCTGAAACACTTTCAAAGTTTTAAACTAAACTGTGTCAGTGTGGGCGGAGCCTCAGTTAGGTGGAAGTGATGTGTTTCTTACAGCAGATGAAGGTCCACAGGTAAAGTCCCATGGGGCCTTGCAGCATCTCGTAGGGTCGTCCAAAGGCGTTGACAAAGAAGAAGCCGGTGGCcacggaggagaagaggatgaccACGCCACagaagaagatgatggtgaCGTGGAGCGCTGTGGGGACGACGCTCTGCAGCTCTGGAAAGactgagacaggaagtgagacaggaagtgagacaggaagtgagacaggaagtgagacggACGGGTGAAACTGAAGAAGACGTCTCCTCAGCAGCACCGTGACATCATCAGAAGCTTCACGTTCCCACCTCCTCTGAACATCCTGTAAACTGAAACACTTGAATCCACTTCATCTGAGCGGTTTACAGTGCACAGAGGGTTTTTTACAGTGTACAGTCCTGAGGACAGAGCAgctttgtctcctcctccaatcAGCTGAGACCTCCTCACTGAGGAGACCTGGTCTGACCCGGCAGCCTCACAGTCCTGGACCTGGATCCGGATCGGACTCACTgataaactgtttgtttttagaaCAAGTACAAACATCACGGAAAACAGCAAAGGATCAAAGTACTGGAAATAGATTATTggcaataaatataaacaaaactatatattgataattatcaatGAAGTGAACAGTGACGTCAGACGACATGTGACTAATGAATGAGCAGGTGAGttgaggtgaggagcagatccaggatcagggACTCACAGTAGAAGCGGGACGCCCGCCCCCCCAGGCCGCACTGCTTCAGCCGCTGTCCGGTGAACAGTCCGTAGCTCAGCTCTCCCAGGAACTTGTCCAGTTCGGGTCCGGTCGCGTTCACCAGCTCGGCCCCGGTTCGGCACAGCGCGGTCCCGCGGATCCACAGAGGAAGACCCGTCACCACAGCCGCCGTGAGCGCGCAGCACAGACCGAGGACACCGGAGACCGAGAAGAAGACCCGTCTGTTACCGGAGGacatgatggagggagaggggggaggagagagagagaggggggggggggggggggatctcttgTACAACAGAGATGACGTCCAGGTCACCATGGTAACAAGGGGTTAAATTACGGTAGGGGGGGGGTGACATCATTGTGATGTTCTAgttcaggggttttcaaccggGGGTCCGCGGCtccctggtggtccgcgacggcattgcagggggtccgcgaaatttgctttgatatttcaacacatttcagacacttgaatatcgtgaaaaatttttaaaataagaaaaatatgtctaaaatattataaaggtgatgaggggaa
It encodes:
- the clrn1 gene encoding clarin-1; translation: MSSGNRRVFFSVSGVLGLCCALTAAVVTGLPLWIRGTALCRTGAELVNATGPELDKFLGELSYGLFTGQRLKQCGLGGRASRFYFFPELQSVVPTALHVTIIFFCGVVILFSSVATGFFFVNAFGRPYEMLQGPMGLYLWTFICCVSSGLVMTLFASEVKLYHLSDRISNFNEVHFVFQTHSESYDWCFWLFFLVFLLHGINFLLIRLAGGQFPFRETKESDGSGGADLMY